One genomic segment of uncultured Desulfobacter sp. includes these proteins:
- a CDS encoding methyl-accepting chemotaxis protein: MKIFLDLPIFIKFVAVGICTTILLGGILLFFYVRSAKVETVDSYAEKARSICLVCESVREEMEDKWALGLFPLEKISSYARSGQTDKLLATVPVVSAWRAAMRKAEQSGYTFRVPKFNPRNPQNEPDFGQSYSIEGPALEKIKKENLDEYHVVDTHINSVRYFLPIRLSETCLICHGDPAQSKTLWGRDDGKDPTGGSFENWKAGQVHGAFEVIQSLDEADAQLRSRVFKAAALIAAGTLLAAVVFFLAARSITGRLKQGVDFANVMANGDLSHVIDIECEDETGKLARAMNTMIRNLRGMIADISQGVETLSGSSDQLTEASHTMSVESSEASELSVSVAAAAEQMSASMTSVRASIEDTAGNVNSVSAAAEQMTAAINEIVTNTEQSRQVTETAVSQAGQTSEKVVQLGSAALEIGKVTETITDISEQTNLLALNATIEAARAGEAGKGFAVVANEIKVLANQTAEATTEIRMKIERIQGSTQETTEGIEDIIRVINAVNQSVNAIVQAVEQQSQATAEIARNVSQASFGISEVTENVGQCATAADEVAENISIVSQAAGEISNRSINVKATAEELSGLAAKLNELMAGFKLS; this comes from the coding sequence ATGAAAATTTTTTTGGATTTGCCTATTTTTATCAAATTTGTGGCTGTAGGTATTTGTACAACGATTCTTCTGGGCGGTATCCTGCTCTTTTTTTATGTTCGCTCTGCCAAAGTTGAGACCGTTGATTCGTATGCAGAAAAAGCAAGGTCCATTTGCTTGGTCTGTGAATCCGTGCGCGAGGAAATGGAGGATAAGTGGGCACTGGGGCTTTTCCCTTTGGAAAAAATTTCATCCTATGCCCGTTCAGGCCAGACAGATAAACTTTTAGCAACTGTCCCGGTGGTTTCGGCCTGGCGGGCGGCCATGCGCAAAGCAGAACAGAGTGGTTACACCTTCCGGGTCCCTAAGTTCAATCCCCGAAATCCCCAAAACGAACCTGATTTTGGTCAATCTTATAGCATTGAAGGGCCAGCCCTTGAAAAGATTAAAAAGGAGAATTTGGATGAATATCATGTGGTGGATACACATATCAATTCCGTCCGGTATTTTTTGCCTATTCGCCTGTCTGAGACCTGCCTGATCTGCCACGGGGACCCAGCGCAGTCTAAAACCCTTTGGGGGCGGGACGATGGAAAAGATCCCACCGGTGGTTCCTTTGAAAACTGGAAAGCCGGGCAAGTCCATGGTGCCTTTGAAGTCATTCAGTCTCTGGATGAGGCGGATGCACAACTTCGGTCCAGAGTTTTTAAAGCTGCTGCACTTATTGCTGCCGGTACTCTTTTGGCCGCTGTGGTGTTCTTCCTGGCGGCCCGTTCCATTACCGGCCGGTTGAAACAGGGAGTGGATTTTGCCAATGTAATGGCCAATGGGGATCTGAGTCATGTAATTGACATTGAATGCGAGGATGAGACAGGGAAACTGGCCAGGGCCATGAATACCATGATTAGAAACCTGCGCGGGATGATAGCGGACATCAGCCAAGGGGTGGAGACACTTTCCGGTTCCTCGGACCAGTTGACGGAGGCGTCCCATACCATGTCTGTCGAGTCATCTGAGGCCTCTGAATTGTCCGTATCCGTGGCCGCAGCCGCCGAACAGATGAGTGCTAGCATGACCAGTGTCAGGGCATCTATCGAGGATACCGCCGGCAACGTTAATTCCGTCTCAGCCGCAGCTGAACAGATGACGGCTGCCATTAATGAAATAGTAACAAATACGGAACAGTCCAGGCAAGTCACTGAGACTGCCGTATCCCAGGCGGGGCAGACGTCTGAAAAAGTGGTGCAACTGGGATCGGCTGCCCTGGAAATCGGGAAAGTAACCGAAACCATAACCGATATCTCCGAGCAGACCAATCTTCTGGCCTTAAATGCAACCATTGAAGCGGCCCGGGCCGGGGAAGCCGGCAAGGGATTTGCTGTGGTGGCCAATGAAATTAAAGTGCTGGCCAATCAGACAGCGGAGGCGACCACTGAGATCCGGATGAAGATTGAGCGGATACAGGGCTCCACCCAGGAGACCACAGAAGGTATTGAAGATATTATCCGTGTAATTAATGCGGTTAACCAAAGCGTAAACGCCATTGTGCAAGCTGTGGAACAGCAATCCCAGGCCACGGCGGAGATTGCCCGGAATGTCTCCCAGGCTTCCTTTGGTATTTCCGAGGTGACTGAGAATGTCGGACAGTGTGCCACGGCTGCGGATGAAGTTGCTGAGAATATATCTATCGTCAGCCAGGCGGCAGGTGAAATTTCAAACCGCAGCATTAATGTGAAAGCAACGGCCGAGGAGTTGTCAGGATTGGCGGCCAAGCTTAATGAATTAATGGCTGGATTTAAATTGTCATAA
- a CDS encoding 2-oxoacid:ferredoxin oxidoreductase subunit beta, producing MSDTQFDIKKYLRTQFFPQMWCPGCGHGTVMGALLRAIGDLELDNNDVSVISGIGCSSRISGYLDFNTAHTMHGRALPTATGVKLANPNLKVIVPFGDGDSTAIGGNHFIHACRRNIDITAIVMNNRIYGMTGGQYSPMSGVGVKASTAPYGVPDRAFDLVDLAKGAGATFVARTTVYHAKEAQNTIRKAIEHKGFSVVEILSMCPTQFGRKNKAGEAPQMMEWYKDNTVPMGSKKLADNPDLIQRGIFVDEQVPEYCEVYQENVIDKVMKKG from the coding sequence ATGAGCGATACACAATTTGATATCAAGAAATATTTGCGGACTCAATTTTTCCCCCAGATGTGGTGTCCCGGCTGTGGACACGGCACTGTCATGGGCGCACTGCTCAGGGCGATCGGTGATCTGGAATTAGACAACAACGATGTTTCAGTGATCTCCGGTATCGGCTGTTCTTCGAGAATATCCGGGTATCTGGATTTCAACACAGCGCATACCATGCACGGAAGAGCCCTTCCCACTGCCACAGGCGTTAAGCTTGCCAACCCCAACCTGAAAGTCATTGTCCCCTTTGGCGACGGTGACTCCACGGCCATCGGCGGCAACCACTTTATCCATGCCTGCAGAAGAAATATCGATATTACGGCCATCGTCATGAACAACCGGATCTACGGCATGACCGGCGGACAGTATTCACCCATGTCCGGTGTAGGTGTAAAAGCAAGTACAGCCCCTTATGGTGTTCCTGATCGTGCCTTTGATCTGGTCGACCTGGCTAAGGGCGCAGGTGCCACTTTTGTGGCAAGAACTACCGTTTACCATGCCAAAGAAGCCCAGAATACAATCAGAAAAGCCATTGAACACAAAGGTTTTTCAGTGGTTGAAATTCTGTCCATGTGCCCCACCCAGTTCGGAAGAAAAAACAAGGCTGGTGAGGCGCCTCAGATGATGGAATGGTACAAGGATAATACCGTACCCATGGGCTCCAAAAAACTGGCAGATAATCCGGATCTGATTCAACGCGGCATTTTTGTTGATGAACAAGTACCCGAATACTGCGAAGTTTACCAAGAAAACGTCATTGACAAGGTAATGAAGAAAGGATAG
- a CDS encoding response regulator produces the protein MNDKKEFPGRYDILLAEDDKINQVVVTGVIKKLNLGRVEIVENGKEAVKMFCSHRFDLILMDGEMPEMNGIDATLKIRAIEKDKDLLRTPIIALTAHATEEDRAVFIKSGMDEFLKKPLSPEALTKAVQNVVRKRFTHAISGEEIEEKTGDGPNLEGHIDLQELKRIMRGKKSLLEKCFQVFESTYPTLIAKITACIEKNEYDELKNNAHRLKGMLKYLAAHNAATLAGQLESMGVSGNTATSADITVQTLNDECLKITDCIKQVLEGDFS, from the coding sequence ATGAATGATAAAAAAGAGTTTCCCGGTCGGTACGATATTTTATTGGCTGAGGATGATAAAATAAATCAGGTTGTTGTTACAGGGGTTATTAAAAAGTTGAATTTAGGCCGAGTTGAAATTGTGGAAAACGGCAAAGAGGCTGTAAAGATGTTTTGTTCACATCGATTTGACCTTATTTTAATGGATGGGGAGATGCCGGAAATGAACGGTATTGATGCCACCCTTAAGATTAGAGCTATTGAAAAGGATAAAGATCTATTACGAACACCGATTATCGCCCTGACGGCCCATGCCACGGAGGAGGACAGGGCGGTTTTTATAAAGAGCGGTATGGATGAATTTTTGAAAAAACCACTGAGTCCGGAAGCGTTAACCAAGGCGGTTCAGAACGTTGTCCGGAAAAGGTTTACCCATGCAATATCCGGTGAGGAAATTGAAGAAAAAACCGGAGATGGCCCAAATTTAGAAGGTCACATAGACCTGCAGGAACTAAAACGGATCATGAGAGGCAAGAAATCTCTTTTAGAAAAATGTTTTCAGGTCTTTGAATCGACCTATCCAACCCTTATTGCAAAAATTACTGCTTGTATTGAAAAAAATGAATATGATGAATTAAAAAATAATGCACATCGTCTGAAGGGTATGCTGAAATATTTGGCAGCGCACAATGCCGCCACGCTTGCAGGGCAACTCGAATCCATGGGCGTTTCCGGAAACACTGCTACAAGCGCAGATATCACTGTTCAAACATTAAATGATGAGTGTCTTAAAATTACAGATTGTATCAAGCAGGTCTTGGAGGGGGATTTTTCCTGA
- a CDS encoding response regulator, producing MHSYHKGFSWTDNIETGIRTALKGAPAEIFSEYLDSKRQPLEAAGSHILEYLNWKYKILPIDLLILSDNNALTFLQTYKETLFPDVPVVFCGINNFQPTLLDGFENRITGVVEKTDPVRTLQLIRLLQPKAKMLYFITGTTPTGAAVEKEVKAALMANSFGFTPVWLRGLSMAELQQELAAVSPDDAVFMVLFNRDKNGVYYSYETAAELVDRATFAPVYGMWDFYLGHGIVGGMLASSRDQGQTAGELARHILQEKSIPPVITDSPNVPIFLWDKLRFHGLNPDLLPHGTQIRNRPESKKWLIAIAAGLGLLLFVLAGYSLIRLFSKTDLSLSQSMPDVFRNNLRQALILLSVVLVTGLAVQSWFDAKDEIAQIRHIIFNERKDLIRTMVNQAMDYINYERQRLAQKGAPIEDIKKQIIRGLKSYVYAHGEGYIFVVTDKGIGLLNRVQPELAGKDLWDTTDPNGIKIVQALIGAAGKVDGGFVQYKWNKPSLGREVPKISFTQKINEWGWVVGSGLYLDDIEKKIQFFGIQLRNKFIVELLIIFSLTLSVILLLRMASRRLTASVGRELSLLQEAISDHDVNAADYTFHEFQAIAAMADDSFKELARTQASLMEAESRQREILEHLDAGVVIISQADYVIRYVNPTAAKLIGTDRDEIVGHECMQYICPTEKGACPIADFGQAMDNSRRMLFNTTGDEIPIIKTVRPFTYNGQPAFLETFVDITEQQKAEDALRQERDLFAAGPVITISWSPENHWPVTFVSKNVAQILGYTPEQMMDGSFRYLELIHPDDLKQVLTEIDGYIEDGSLHFEQTYRLCTRNGDYRWFYDFTRLLRDHTGSVVQVHSYMFDQTDYVNAQMQISKERERLANVIRGTDVGTWEWNVQTGETVFNERWARICGYSLEELSPVSIDTWIHFAHPDDLKKSEIFLERHFSGELEFYDAECRMKHKNGYWVWVQDKGRVISRTHDGKPLMMFGTHTDITERKQAQEKLQQSLMETEQANTALKKARNKLMTVNEHLKNQTALATQMAAKAEMATRAKSEFLANMSHEIRTPMNGIIGMTGLLLDTNLSDEQHLFTSNIKASADALLTLINDILDFSKIEAGKLDMEILAFELSSFLDDFAQMMALKAHEKDLELICVASPEVPGLLQGDPGRLRQILTNLTDNAIKFTKTGEVVIEAHLKHETKEEVLIYFFVKDTGVGIPADKQDHLFEQFTQVDTSITRKYGGTGLGLAISKKLAQLMGGNIGVISPVPEISQRENTGFESHPSDSLHSGSLFWFTAQFKKQRVSETGHHQKIMPNRLKNVRILIVDDNRTNREILVRQLTGMGADVSETADGKTALEKLQSAAQENMFYDLAILDMQMPGMTGAELGQIIKNEPFGADVKLVMMLNIGRRKDVHYFESVDCSAYLTKPVRHSELADTLVTVLSGKSNGKKKNSRIPHLVGEIKQPHVRILLADDNITNQIVAKGILEKFGYYVDAVANGIEAVRSLEKIPYDLVLMDLQMPELDGLEATRMIRNATSKVIHPNIPVIAMTANAMAGDREKCLNAGMNDYISKPVDPIILAEKIEKWINRIQSRNQEQPTVDQKKDAKHEPGTFNPEELMATLMEDRQLIVSAINSFLAEMPEQIHMLRELIKQGQAQQGGAQAHKIKGASGYVAAGAFQKIALKMEQAGKAGDLRGLEQLLPEIVEQFSRLKSDLEEYLSSLTALNY from the coding sequence TTGCATTCTTATCATAAAGGATTTTCCTGGACCGACAATATCGAAACAGGTATTAGAACGGCGCTGAAAGGTGCGCCCGCTGAAATTTTCAGCGAGTATCTGGACAGTAAGCGGCAGCCGCTGGAAGCGGCAGGCTCTCATATCCTTGAATATCTGAACTGGAAATACAAAATCCTTCCCATTGATCTGCTGATCCTTTCAGACAATAATGCCCTCACTTTCCTTCAAACTTACAAGGAGACTCTTTTTCCTGATGTTCCGGTTGTTTTCTGCGGCATCAACAACTTCCAGCCAACGCTTCTTGACGGATTCGAGAATCGCATCACCGGCGTGGTGGAAAAGACCGACCCTGTCCGGACCCTCCAACTGATCCGTCTGCTCCAGCCAAAAGCAAAAATGCTTTACTTTATTACCGGGACGACCCCCACCGGCGCAGCCGTCGAAAAAGAGGTGAAAGCGGCTTTGATGGCCAACAGCTTTGGATTTACACCGGTGTGGCTTCGCGGATTATCCATGGCTGAACTTCAGCAGGAACTGGCCGCGGTTTCTCCGGACGATGCAGTTTTTATGGTGCTCTTCAACCGGGATAAAAATGGTGTGTACTATAGTTATGAGACAGCCGCAGAGCTGGTCGATCGTGCCACTTTTGCTCCGGTATATGGTATGTGGGATTTTTATCTGGGTCACGGTATTGTCGGTGGCATGTTGGCCAGTTCCCGGGACCAAGGACAAACAGCCGGAGAACTTGCCCGTCATATACTGCAGGAAAAAAGCATCCCCCCTGTGATTACAGACAGTCCCAATGTCCCGATTTTTTTGTGGGACAAGCTTCGTTTCCATGGTTTAAATCCGGATCTATTGCCACATGGTACCCAAATTCGCAACCGTCCGGAATCAAAAAAATGGCTCATTGCCATTGCCGCCGGGCTGGGGCTGTTGCTTTTTGTATTGGCGGGGTACAGTCTGATCAGGCTGTTTTCAAAGACAGATCTATCTCTTTCCCAATCTATGCCTGACGTATTTCGCAACAATTTGCGCCAGGCGCTTATTCTTTTGAGCGTTGTTTTGGTGACAGGCCTGGCTGTTCAATCCTGGTTTGATGCTAAAGATGAAATTGCCCAAATACGTCATATCATTTTTAATGAAAGAAAAGATTTGATCCGAACCATGGTTAATCAGGCTATGGATTATATCAACTATGAGCGTCAACGTCTGGCCCAAAAAGGTGCCCCAATTGAAGACATTAAAAAACAAATAATTAGAGGTCTGAAATCCTACGTTTATGCCCACGGAGAGGGGTATATTTTTGTTGTCACTGATAAGGGGATTGGATTGCTTAACCGGGTTCAGCCGGAACTGGCCGGCAAAGACCTATGGGACACTACTGATCCCAACGGTATAAAAATTGTACAGGCCTTGATTGGCGCAGCCGGTAAAGTCGATGGCGGATTTGTTCAATATAAATGGAACAAACCCAGTCTTGGTCGTGAGGTGCCGAAAATTTCCTTTACACAAAAAATCAATGAATGGGGCTGGGTGGTTGGAAGTGGCCTGTACCTGGATGATATTGAGAAAAAAATTCAGTTCTTTGGAATACAACTGCGCAATAAATTTATTGTGGAACTGTTAATCATTTTCAGCCTGACATTAAGCGTGATTCTTCTTTTAAGAATGGCCTCTCGCCGTTTAACCGCAAGCGTTGGCAGAGAGCTTTCCCTGCTCCAGGAAGCCATTTCAGACCATGATGTTAATGCGGCTGATTATACTTTTCATGAATTTCAAGCCATTGCGGCCATGGCGGATGACAGTTTTAAAGAGTTGGCCCGAACCCAGGCGTCCCTGATGGAAGCGGAATCCCGGCAGCGGGAAATTCTTGAACATCTGGATGCCGGAGTGGTCATCATCAGCCAGGCGGATTATGTGATCCGTTACGTTAATCCCACAGCCGCAAAACTCATCGGCACAGATCGGGATGAGATCGTCGGCCATGAATGCATGCAATATATCTGCCCGACAGAAAAAGGTGCTTGTCCGATCGCAGACTTTGGCCAGGCGATGGACAACAGTCGGCGGATGCTTTTCAATACAACCGGCGATGAAATTCCGATTATCAAAACCGTCCGGCCTTTTACTTACAACGGGCAACCGGCTTTCTTGGAAACCTTTGTGGATATCACAGAGCAGCAGAAAGCTGAAGATGCTCTTCGCCAGGAACGGGATCTTTTTGCGGCAGGACCGGTGATCACCATTTCCTGGTCCCCTGAAAATCATTGGCCCGTGACATTTGTATCTAAAAATGTCGCCCAGATCCTGGGCTACACGCCGGAGCAGATGATGGACGGTTCTTTTAGATATTTGGAATTGATACACCCTGATGACCTGAAGCAGGTGCTCACTGAGATTGACGGATATATTGAAGACGGCTCATTACATTTTGAGCAGACTTACAGGCTTTGTACCCGGAACGGCGACTATCGGTGGTTTTATGACTTTACCCGCCTGCTGCGCGACCATACCGGAAGTGTTGTTCAGGTTCATAGTTATATGTTTGACCAGACCGATTATGTAAATGCACAGATGCAGATTTCCAAAGAGCGTGAACGTCTGGCCAACGTTATTCGGGGAACGGATGTCGGAACATGGGAATGGAATGTTCAGACCGGAGAAACAGTATTTAACGAACGATGGGCCCGGATCTGCGGTTATAGTCTTGAGGAGCTGTCGCCTGTTTCCATCGACACCTGGATACATTTTGCGCATCCGGATGATTTAAAAAAGTCAGAAATTTTTTTAGAGCGCCATTTTTCAGGAGAATTGGAATTTTACGATGCTGAATGCAGGATGAAGCATAAGAACGGATACTGGGTCTGGGTGCAGGATAAAGGCCGGGTGATTTCTCGAACCCATGATGGTAAGCCATTGATGATGTTTGGTACCCATACGGATATCACCGAGCGCAAACAGGCCCAGGAAAAGCTGCAGCAGTCTTTAATGGAAACGGAACAGGCCAACACGGCGCTTAAAAAAGCCAGAAACAAATTAATGACCGTTAATGAACATCTGAAAAATCAGACTGCCCTGGCAACACAGATGGCGGCCAAGGCTGAGATGGCAACCCGGGCAAAAAGTGAGTTTCTGGCCAATATGAGCCATGAAATCCGGACGCCCATGAATGGTATCATTGGTATGACAGGCCTGCTGCTGGATACGAATCTCTCCGATGAACAACACCTTTTCACCAGCAATATCAAGGCAAGCGCTGACGCTCTTTTGACCTTGATTAACGATATTCTGGATTTTTCAAAAATTGAGGCCGGTAAACTGGATATGGAAATTTTGGCTTTTGAATTGTCATCCTTTCTGGATGATTTTGCCCAAATGATGGCCCTCAAAGCCCATGAAAAAGATCTGGAGTTGATCTGTGTGGCATCTCCCGAAGTACCGGGACTGCTTCAGGGAGATCCGGGTCGTCTTCGTCAAATCCTGACCAATCTGACCGATAATGCCATTAAATTTACTAAGACCGGTGAGGTGGTGATTGAGGCCCACCTTAAGCACGAAACTAAAGAAGAAGTCCTCATCTATTTTTTCGTAAAGGACACCGGCGTGGGTATACCCGCCGACAAACAGGATCATCTATTTGAACAGTTTACCCAGGTGGATACATCCATTACACGCAAGTACGGCGGCACAGGGCTGGGACTTGCCATATCTAAAAAACTGGCACAACTGATGGGTGGAAATATCGGCGTTATCTCTCCGGTTCCCGAAATCAGCCAAAGAGAAAATACCGGATTTGAAAGTCACCCATCAGACAGCCTCCATTCAGGTAGCCTGTTCTGGTTTACGGCCCAATTTAAAAAACAGCGGGTATCTGAAACCGGCCATCATCAGAAAATCATGCCGAACCGACTGAAAAATGTCCGTATTTTAATCGTTGATGATAACCGAACCAACCGGGAAATATTAGTGAGACAATTGACCGGCATGGGTGCAGACGTGTCTGAAACGGCAGATGGTAAGACCGCTCTGGAAAAATTACAGAGCGCGGCACAGGAAAATATGTTTTATGACCTTGCGATATTGGATATGCAGATGCCCGGTATGACCGGGGCCGAGCTTGGTCAGATCATCAAAAATGAGCCATTTGGGGCAGACGTTAAACTGGTGATGATGCTGAACATAGGCCGGCGTAAAGATGTGCATTATTTTGAATCCGTTGATTGTTCAGCATATCTTACCAAACCGGTGCGTCACTCGGAACTTGCCGACACTCTGGTGACCGTTCTGTCAGGTAAATCGAACGGCAAGAAAAAAAATAGCCGGATCCCGCATTTGGTCGGTGAAATCAAGCAGCCCCATGTGAGGATCCTCCTGGCAGACGACAATATCACAAACCAAATCGTTGCAAAGGGGATTCTGGAAAAATTCGGTTATTATGTGGATGCCGTGGCGAACGGTATCGAAGCGGTCCGTTCCCTTGAAAAAATTCCATATGATCTGGTGTTGATGGATTTGCAGATGCCGGAACTGGACGGACTCGAAGCCACCCGGATGATCCGCAATGCGACCTCCAAGGTTATTCACCCGAATATCCCGGTGATCGCCATGACGGCCAATGCCATGGCCGGCGACCGGGAAAAATGCCTGAATGCAGGCATGAATGATTATATCAGCAAACCGGTTGATCCGATTATCCTGGCTGAAAAAATTGAAAAGTGGATCAATCGCATCCAGTCTCGGAACCAGGAACAGCCAACCGTGGATCAGAAAAAAGATGCGAAGCATGAGCCGGGTACCTTCAATCCAGAGGAATTGATGGCCACTCTCATGGAAGACAGACAGCTCATTGTCTCCGCCATCAATTCCTTCCTTGCTGAGATGCCGGAGCAAATTCATATGCTTAGAGAATTGATCAAACAGGGCCAGGCGCAACAAGGCGGTGCCCAGGCCCATAAAATAAAGGGTGCATCCGGTTATGTGGCCGCAGGCGCTTTTCAGAAAATCGCTTTGAAAATGGAACAGGCCGGTAAGGCCGGTGACCTTAGGGGTCTTGAACAGCTTTTACCGGAAATCGTAGAGCAGTTTTCCAGACTTAAGAGCGATCTGGAAGAATATTTGTCCAGTCTTACGGCATTAAATTATTAA
- a CDS encoding 2-oxoacid:acceptor oxidoreductase family protein, giving the protein MESTGIVFTASGGQGVITTAIILARAATIFEGKNAIQSQSYGAAARGGATRADILISEGNIYYPKVEAADVFVALMQEGYDKYASVIKPGGLMIIDPRYVKPTTVNAKVVELPMYDTVVKEIGKPIVYSVCVVGALIGMTGICKPESAISVIQDAMPPAFFDLNKKALEVGITLGKDAA; this is encoded by the coding sequence ATGGAATCAACAGGAATTGTTTTTACAGCTTCTGGCGGACAAGGGGTCATCACTACAGCCATTATCCTTGCCAGAGCAGCTACAATCTTTGAGGGCAAAAATGCTATTCAGTCCCAGAGCTACGGAGCTGCTGCCCGTGGCGGCGCTACCCGTGCCGACATTTTAATTTCAGAAGGCAATATTTATTACCCCAAGGTTGAAGCGGCTGACGTTTTTGTCGCTCTGATGCAGGAAGGCTATGATAAATATGCCTCCGTTATTAAACCAGGTGGCCTCATGATAATTGACCCAAGGTATGTTAAACCTACCACTGTGAATGCCAAGGTCGTAGAGTTGCCCATGTATGACACAGTTGTTAAAGAAATCGGAAAACCGATTGTTTACAGTGTCTGTGTAGTTGGGGCTCTGATCGGTATGACAGGCATTTGTAAACCCGAATCAGCTATAAGTGTTATCCAGGATGCCATGCCCCCAGCTTTCTTTGACTTGAACAAGAAGGCTCTTGAAGTTGGTATAACTCTGGGAAAAGATGCTGCTTAA